A region from the Gemmatimonadaceae bacterium genome encodes:
- a CDS encoding sigma-54 dependent transcriptional regulator, translating into MTTPRTGIRVLLADDEPHLGAILEQFLTARGFAVTAVRDGRAALDALRTAPFDVALLDVVMPEMDGLEVLRRVREESTPPEILIITGNGTVETALAALRLGAYDVLSKPYRMAEIEAVIRRAWEKRMLVRENHRLRARLAIDTSAAPAFVTQYAPLRAVLATLEPLRADDAPVLVWGEAGVGKRAFARWLHDGRGADAAWIECNAAVDTPGALARLLGTEVPGAEPVVQVGALEAAAGGTLFVRAFARLDHAAQRQIAEAVARGWFVRQGGTQPVPLECRVVVALMRDPDVLVAEGGLDAEAAHTLSAVRVVLPPLRERAVDVPLLATAALPSGRTLSADAIAWLESRDWPGNVRALVDSVRRAAQLTTAAEVTAADLTAAESGAARDARPGARADDRAASPAAAVTTASGTSGTGPAPRTLEAVERAYIADTLQAVGWHQGRAAEALGISPKTLYRKIREYGFVRPSGRTLR; encoded by the coding sequence GTGACGACACCTCGCACCGGCATCCGGGTGCTGCTCGCGGACGACGAGCCGCATCTGGGCGCCATTCTGGAGCAGTTCCTGACGGCGCGCGGCTTTGCCGTGACCGCCGTCCGCGATGGACGGGCGGCGCTCGACGCGCTGCGCACCGCGCCGTTCGATGTGGCGTTGCTCGATGTGGTGATGCCGGAGATGGATGGGCTCGAAGTGCTCCGCCGCGTGCGCGAGGAATCGACGCCCCCGGAGATTCTCATCATCACCGGCAACGGTACCGTGGAGACCGCCCTGGCCGCGCTGCGGCTGGGGGCCTACGACGTGCTCTCCAAGCCGTATCGCATGGCCGAGATCGAAGCGGTCATTCGACGCGCCTGGGAGAAGCGCATGCTGGTGCGCGAGAATCATCGCCTCCGCGCGCGGCTGGCGATCGACACGAGCGCCGCACCGGCGTTCGTGACGCAGTACGCGCCGCTGCGCGCGGTGCTTGCCACCCTCGAGCCTTTGCGGGCTGACGATGCGCCGGTGCTGGTGTGGGGCGAAGCCGGCGTGGGCAAGCGTGCGTTTGCCCGCTGGCTGCACGACGGACGCGGGGCCGATGCGGCCTGGATCGAGTGCAACGCGGCCGTGGACACGCCGGGGGCGTTGGCGCGCCTGCTGGGCACGGAAGTGCCGGGGGCGGAACCCGTTGTGCAGGTGGGGGCGCTCGAGGCGGCCGCCGGCGGCACGCTCTTCGTGCGCGCCTTTGCGCGGCTCGATCACGCGGCCCAGCGGCAGATCGCCGAGGCCGTGGCGCGCGGCTGGTTCGTGCGCCAGGGCGGCACCCAGCCGGTACCGCTGGAGTGTCGCGTCGTGGTGGCGCTCATGCGCGACCCGGACGTGCTCGTGGCGGAGGGCGGGCTCGATGCGGAGGCCGCGCATACGTTGTCGGCGGTGCGCGTCGTGCTGCCGCCCCTGCGGGAGCGCGCGGTGGATGTCCCCCTGCTGGCGACGGCCGCGCTGCCGTCCGGGCGCACGCTCTCGGCCGACGCGATCGCGTGGCTCGAGTCGCGCGACTGGCCCGGCAACGTGCGCGCGCTGGTGGACAGCGTGCGGCGGGCAGCGCAGCTGACGACCGCGGCTGAGGTCACGGCGGCCGACCTGACGGCCGCCGAGAGCGGTGCCGCGCGCGACGCACGCCCGGGAGCGCGCGCCGACGACCGCGCCGCGTCACCCGCGGCCGCCGTGACGACCGCATCGGGCACCAGCGGCACCGGGCCCGCGCCGCGCACGCTCGAAGCGGTCGAACGCGCCTATATCGCCGACACGCTGCAGGCGGTGGGGTGGCATCAGGGGCGCGCGGCGGAAGCGTTGGGGATCTCGCCCAAGACGCT
- a CDS encoding PAS domain-containing protein, with amino-acid sequence MPTTAALLAAAADTAALLSASGDPALALPAVLGRLGSALEATTVTYAATAADAPAIVWTSPVVADAASSAQFAVSGGAEGIGTLTVQRGQMLADDEQALARTVAGLLGIAHARDRYTRQLEREVTERVREVANQRAFIECVVDSLPVGLYVVDRDYRIHAWNHKRETGLQGVARHDAIGRTIFEVLSRQPADRLRAEFDEVFRSGTLQQFQMESDAFGERRTFRISKIPMRLGSTLVTHVITVGEDITDLRAAFDRRAQTEKLAALGQLAAGVMHEINNPLATISACAESMALQQEMDGAGPPPREMLKIIDLEVERCKKIVNGLLDFSRPKAAGREPIDVSSVVQQGLFLLQHHPRFRRIRLVTELAPPGALLISGDADQLVQVLIALAMNAMDVTPEGKAVTIRTRPDRTPGGAPRALIEVADEGPGVPRHLQAKVFEPFFTTKPPGQGTGLGLAICYGIVNDHGGALELVSPEGSGATFRVSLPMEEA; translated from the coding sequence ATGCCTACCACAGCCGCCCTGCTCGCCGCCGCCGCCGACACGGCCGCCTTGCTCTCGGCGTCCGGCGACCCCGCGCTGGCGCTCCCCGCGGTACTCGGGCGCCTGGGCAGCGCGCTCGAGGCCACCACGGTCACCTATGCGGCCACGGCGGCCGACGCCCCCGCAATCGTGTGGACCTCGCCGGTCGTCGCCGATGCGGCGTCGAGCGCGCAATTCGCCGTTAGTGGCGGCGCCGAGGGCATCGGGACCCTCACCGTGCAGCGGGGGCAGATGCTCGCCGACGATGAGCAGGCGCTCGCGCGCACCGTCGCGGGGCTGCTCGGCATCGCGCACGCGCGCGACCGCTACACGCGGCAGCTCGAACGCGAAGTCACCGAGCGGGTGCGCGAGGTCGCGAATCAGCGGGCTTTCATCGAGTGTGTGGTGGACTCCCTGCCGGTCGGCCTGTATGTCGTTGACCGCGACTATCGGATTCACGCTTGGAATCACAAGCGCGAGACCGGCCTGCAGGGCGTCGCGCGGCATGATGCTATCGGCCGGACGATCTTCGAAGTGTTGAGCCGCCAGCCCGCCGACCGACTGCGCGCCGAGTTCGATGAGGTGTTTCGCAGCGGCACGCTGCAGCAGTTCCAGATGGAAAGCGACGCGTTCGGTGAACGGCGCACGTTCCGCATCTCCAAGATTCCGATGCGGCTCGGGAGTACGCTGGTCACGCATGTGATCACCGTGGGTGAAGACATCACCGACCTGCGTGCCGCCTTCGACCGCAGAGCGCAAACCGAGAAGCTCGCCGCGCTCGGGCAGCTTGCGGCCGGTGTCATGCACGAGATCAACAACCCGCTGGCCACGATTTCGGCGTGCGCCGAGTCGATGGCGCTGCAGCAGGAAATGGACGGCGCCGGTCCGCCGCCGCGCGAGATGCTCAAGATCATCGATCTCGAGGTCGAGCGCTGCAAGAAGATCGTAAACGGGCTGCTCGATTTCTCGCGCCCCAAGGCCGCCGGGCGCGAACCGATCGATGTGAGCAGCGTGGTGCAGCAGGGGCTGTTCCTGCTCCAGCATCATCCCCGCTTTCGGCGCATTCGCCTCGTGACGGAGCTGGCGCCGCCGGGCGCGCTGCTCATCTCCGGCGACGCCGACCAACTGGTGCAGGTGCTCATCGCGCTCGCCATGAACGCGATGGACGTCACGCCCGAGGGCAAGGCGGTGACCATCCGGACCCGTCCCGATCGCACGCCGGGCGGTGCCCCGCGGGCCCTTATCGAAGTGGCGGATGAAGGGCCCGGTGTGCCCCGTCACCTGCAGGCGAAGGTCTTTGAACCATTCTTCACGACCAAGCCGCCGGGGCAGGGCACCGGTCTTGGCCTGGCCATCTGTTACGGCATTGTGAACGATCACGGCGGAGCGCTGGAACTCGTGTCGCCCGAAGGGAGCGGGGCGACGTTCCGGGTCTCGCTGCCCATGGAGGAGGCGTGA
- a CDS encoding redoxin domain-containing protein: MTTVSSTPIAEGTVAPDFTLASTSGESVTLSSFRGHRHVLLAFFPLAFTSVCTSELCAFGDDFDAFSAAGVEVLPISVDAVPSLKEFRSKYDMKVQLLSDFKREATVAYGVLRPDAFFAERAYILIDTTGVVRWVHVEAHPGLKRENAEILAAIKNVTG, encoded by the coding sequence ATGACCACCGTTTCGTCGACGCCGATCGCTGAGGGAACCGTAGCGCCCGACTTCACACTCGCCTCGACCTCCGGCGAGAGCGTGACGCTGTCGAGCTTTCGCGGCCACCGTCATGTGCTCCTGGCCTTCTTCCCGCTCGCGTTCACCAGTGTCTGCACTAGCGAATTGTGTGCCTTCGGCGACGATTTCGATGCCTTCTCGGCTGCCGGCGTCGAAGTGCTTCCCATTTCAGTGGATGCCGTGCCGTCGTTGAAGGAGTTTCGCAGCAAGTACGACATGAAGGTGCAGCTCCTCTCCGACTTCAAGCGGGAAGCCACCGTTGCCTATGGAGTGCTCCGGCCCGATGCCTTCTTCGCCGAGCGCGCCTACATCCTGATCGACACCACGGGGGTCGTGCGGTGGGTGCATGTGGAGGCGCATCCGGGTCTCAAGCGCGAGAATGCGGAAATCCTCGCGGCTATCAAGAACGTGACTGGCTGA
- a CDS encoding Hsp20 family protein encodes MTIHTIPLMPTASSTLSLRRELDRIFDDVFVNRPATAWQPTADAREDSTGFTLTLDVPGVSPDSVEVLAEDSTLTVKGTRPATTLAEGERTLFAERSQGAFLRRFRLPKSADPQAISATYAHGVLSLRIGKLAPAQPRRVPVTVGEAVVQG; translated from the coding sequence ATGACGATCCATACGATTCCGCTGATGCCGACCGCCTCGTCCACGCTTTCGCTGCGGCGGGAGCTCGACCGGATCTTTGACGATGTCTTTGTGAACCGTCCGGCCACGGCCTGGCAGCCGACGGCCGATGCGCGCGAGGACAGCACGGGCTTCACGCTAACCCTCGACGTGCCCGGGGTCTCGCCCGACTCGGTGGAGGTCCTCGCCGAGGACAGCACGCTCACCGTGAAGGGCACGCGGCCGGCGACCACGCTCGCGGAGGGGGAGCGCACGCTCTTCGCGGAGCGCAGCCAGGGCGCGTTCCTGCGGCGCTTCCGCCTTCCGAAGAGCGCCGATCCGCAGGCCATCTCGGCGACGTACGCGCACGGCGTCCTGTCGCTCCGCATCGGGAAGCTGGCGCCGGCGCAGCCGCGGCGCGTGCCGGTGACGGTGGGCGAGGCCGTCGTTCAGGGCTGA
- a CDS encoding GGDEF domain-containing response regulator produces MLIDNDRDEALRSEAALRARWGAEMTVVSAATLAEAIPRLMAADAKSVVDGVVLEWNLADADGVAALAGVRGAAPELPVVVYSRAVCDASAICALRAGALECAHKREVEPGSMARLLAFAFERQRRIAALEAARLDAAHRATHDPLTGLANRTLFLDHLERALALGARYGRKTGVLFVDLDGFKAVNDRHGHAAGDLMLKAVAGRLLESVRRSDAVARIGGDEFVVLLTDVTSRRDLLYVQETILTALAEPVEIASGVVAGGGASIGSAMAPLDGTTAHGLLAAADVHMYREKADGGSSVRATRPRAGSPGATKWSVSGSNR; encoded by the coding sequence TTGCTCATCGATAATGACCGGGACGAGGCGCTTCGTTCCGAGGCGGCGCTGCGCGCTCGCTGGGGGGCGGAGATGACGGTGGTGTCGGCGGCAACGCTGGCCGAGGCGATCCCGCGGCTGATGGCGGCCGACGCCAAGAGCGTGGTCGATGGGGTCGTGCTGGAATGGAATCTGGCCGACGCCGACGGCGTGGCCGCCCTGGCCGGGGTGCGGGGGGCGGCCCCGGAGCTGCCGGTGGTCGTCTACTCGCGCGCGGTCTGCGATGCGAGTGCCATCTGCGCGCTGCGGGCCGGCGCGCTGGAGTGTGCCCATAAGCGCGAGGTCGAGCCGGGCTCGATGGCGCGACTGCTGGCCTTTGCGTTCGAACGCCAGCGGCGGATCGCCGCGCTGGAAGCCGCACGGCTGGACGCCGCGCATCGCGCGACCCACGACCCGCTCACCGGGCTCGCGAACCGGACGCTCTTTCTGGATCACCTCGAGCGGGCGCTCGCGCTTGGCGCGCGGTATGGCCGAAAGACCGGGGTGTTGTTCGTGGATCTCGACGGCTTCAAGGCCGTCAACGATCGGCACGGGCACGCGGCCGGGGATCTGATGCTGAAGGCGGTCGCCGGTCGGTTGCTGGAGAGCGTGCGTCGTTCAGACGCGGTCGCCCGCATCGGTGGTGACGAGTTCGTCGTGCTGCTGACGGACGTGACGAGCCGCCGCGACCTGCTCTACGTGCAGGAGACGATTCTGACGGCGCTGGCCGAGCCGGTGGAGATCGCGAGTGGCGTGGTCGCGGGGGGGGGCGCGAGCATCGGGAGCGCCATGGCGCCACTGGACGGCACGACGGCGCACGGCCTGTTGGCGGCCGCCGACGTGCACATGTACCGAGAGAAGGCCGATGGCGGCAGCAGCGTGCGGGCCACGCGGCCGCGCGCGGGTTCCCCTGGTGCTACGAAGTGGAGCGTATCGGGATCGAACCGATGA